A stretch of bacterium DNA encodes these proteins:
- a CDS encoding non-canonical purine NTP pyrophosphatase, with amino-acid sequence MLKSFIFASSSAGKSAMVKSVAQEFGIQVLDLRDIFPNEKIEILEDQTSYLGNARKKAQTVYQRTQQLGHDLAVLGDDSGLEVDALSGKPGIFSARYRGLKNLPPSATDADRNQALLEELLPLRTPDSKITARYVSFLVLILPDGSEKTVSSAVPGEILPTPRGEGGFGYDPLFFDPKVKKTYAEFSHAELMRHGFRVLGLRKLFAMLQH; translated from the coding sequence ATGCTTAAAAGTTTTATCTTTGCCTCCAGTAGCGCCGGTAAGTCAGCAATGGTTAAGTCAGTTGCTCAAGAATTTGGCATACAAGTGCTCGACCTCAGAGATATATTCCCTAACGAGAAAATAGAAATTCTAGAAGATCAAACTAGCTATCTCGGTAACGCCAGAAAAAAAGCTCAAACAGTTTATCAACGCACCCAACAACTTGGTCACGATCTTGCAGTCCTAGGTGATGATAGCGGTCTAGAAGTCGACGCCTTGTCCGGAAAACCAGGGATTTTCTCAGCTCGCTACCGAGGATTAAAAAACCTCCCCCCCAGCGCAACAGATGCCGATCGCAATCAGGCCTTACTTGAAGAACTATTACCCTTAAGAACTCCTGATTCGAAAATTACTGCCCGCTACGTCTCATTCTTAGTGCTAATTTTGCCTGACGGCAGCGAGAAAACAGTTAGCAGCGCTGTCCCAGGTGAAATTTTACCCACACCCCGCGGAGAAGGGGGCTTTGGCTACGATCCCTTATTCTTTGACCCCAAGGTAAAAAAAACCTACGCCGAATTCAGTCACGCTGAATTAATGCGACACGGCTTTAGAGTTCTTGGTCTCAGGAAATTGTTTGCAATGCTTCAGCATTAA
- a CDS encoding ABC transporter substrate-binding protein, whose protein sequence is MRNIRKIIVAVLLIAIPSSFAVGEESKVYTLGLILPFTGEGASIANFTKRSVDLAYSELSKEMQAKLKLIYADDSMDPKKSISTFQMMTDLQGVDGIICMTSGIGHALAPLAERKKKLMIDIGASDKAFAVGKDYVFIHWVSPEAEAEKMTQEIKRRGYQRIAGISHIQQGVEAYNQAFFSMLKQEGLYERLVFHEQLAVGTTDFNTTLTKLRGANADAIYLAVFSDGLATASRRIKELGIGGEIFGAEFFEDEHVVKASNGALYGSWYVNVDDATAGFVKKYQARYQEFPGLTSSNAYDTLNLIARGVELHGRDNLKIAGSLKTLKDYRGAAGVYSATEDNRFTLPAAVKIVEKDAFKKIN, encoded by the coding sequence ATGAGAAACATCAGAAAAATCATTGTCGCTGTATTATTAATTGCGATTCCTAGTTCTTTTGCGGTGGGAGAAGAGAGCAAGGTGTATACGCTTGGGTTAATTCTACCGTTTACTGGCGAGGGTGCTTCGATTGCAAATTTTACGAAGCGTTCGGTTGATTTGGCGTATAGTGAGCTATCGAAAGAAATGCAGGCAAAGCTTAAGCTGATTTATGCTGATGATTCGATGGACCCAAAAAAATCGATCTCTACGTTCCAGATGATGACAGACCTCCAGGGGGTGGACGGGATTATATGTATGACTTCGGGGATTGGGCATGCGCTTGCGCCGTTAGCGGAGCGCAAGAAGAAGTTGATGATTGACATTGGTGCGTCGGATAAGGCTTTTGCGGTTGGTAAGGACTATGTTTTTATTCACTGGGTTAGTCCGGAGGCGGAGGCGGAGAAGATGACGCAAGAGATTAAGCGTCGGGGTTATCAGAGGATCGCGGGAATTTCTCATATTCAGCAAGGGGTTGAGGCTTATAACCAGGCGTTTTTCTCGATGTTGAAGCAGGAAGGTCTTTATGAGCGGCTTGTTTTTCACGAGCAGTTAGCAGTTGGAACAACTGATTTTAATACAACTCTGACAAAGCTACGGGGTGCTAATGCTGATGCGATTTATCTAGCGGTTTTTTCAGACGGGCTTGCGACAGCATCGAGGCGGATTAAAGAATTGGGGATTGGTGGGGAGATTTTTGGGGCTGAATTTTTTGAAGACGAGCACGTTGTTAAAGCTTCGAATGGGGCTTTATATGGCAGTTGGTATGTGAATGTTGATGATGCGACAGCTGGGTTTGTTAAGAAGTATCAGGCTAGGTATCAAGAATTTCCGGGTCTTACATCGTCGAATGCTTATGATACGTTGAATTTAATTGCGCGCGGGGTTGAGTTGCATGGGAGAGACAATCTTAAGATTGCTGGGAGTTTGAAGACGTTAAAAGACTATCGAGGGGCAGCCGGCGTATATTCTGCGACTGAAGATAATCGCTTTACATTACCTGCGGCGGTAAAGATCGTAGAAAAAGATGCCTTTAAAAAGATCAATTAG